From Acidianus brierleyi:
GAACATTCGACTTATTATAAAGAATTATTAACAAAACACACGAGAGACGCCATATTTATAGGAGTTTTCTATTTCCTTTTCGCTATAGCATTTCTAGGAACTTCAATATTCGGTCCAGAATTTGAAAGTGGACTTCACTTGCCTGGTGAAATAAGTAGTATGATTTTCTGGTCGCTATTTGTGGTTGGAGATATTATATGCATTCTTTCTATAGACAGAATAGGCAGGAGGTCAGTTACATTGATAGGCTGGGCAGGTATGTCAGCAATGATGTTAGCACTCATATTATTACCTAAAAGTTACTATATAGGACTAGAGCTGGCATTTACATTATTTGCTATGTTCCAAGGTATTGGGCCAGGTAGTACTCACATGGTATACTCTCCAGAATTATTTCCTACTAGAATAAGGGCGACTGCAGAAGGATGGAAGCAGGGAGTTGGAAGATTAGGTGGAGTCTTAACTGGTGTGTTTTTCCCAGCTATTTCTCTTGACGATAAGCTATACATAATATTTGCCGCATCTGCGTTGGGTCTTATATGGTCTTTAGCGTTAGCTAAGGAAACTAAAGGTAAGAGTTTAGAAGAAATCTCAGAGAAAGCTAAAATAGAAGAAGACAAAACTAGCATAAAGAGAACAACTGAAAGGTTTTAATTTTTTATAAATTGATATTTTTTATATTTTACGCTTTATTAATCCCTATATAAAAATATTTTATAATTTCGTACAGAATATCAGTTTATGAAAATAAAAAAATTTTTACTTAATTTTTATTTTCATAGTCCATTTTCGATCTTATTTCAGGTTTAATATTTTCCTTAACGTACTGTCTTTGTATAGTTAATCCTTTTTCAAACACCTTTGACATATCTTCTAATGACACTCCCTTAGTCTCTGGTAAGAATAGATATACTATTATAAGTGCCATTATAGATAATATAAGTTCTAATCCGAAAAATGAGTAGACTCCGAATGTTGCTTTCCAGTACGGGAAAATAAATATTATTACAAAATTTCCGAACCAGTCTAATGCTGCTAATATTCCAGCTCCCCTTCCTCTTACTTCTGTTGGTATTGTCTCACCTTGCAAAACCCATCCTACTCCACCTACACCTACATGGAAGAATAGCAGAAATAATGTCATAGCTGTGAAAACTAGAGCTACTCCTGCAAATACTATGCCAGATGTAAAAGCTCTAAGACCTATTAGCATAATAGCTAAAGATCCAGCTAATCCTCCATATCCTAGAATTCCTAGCCTTCTTCTTCCCCATTTGTCTATAAGATAAAACGAAATTCCATATTCTACGGCCCCCAAAGATTCTGAAATCGCAGTGTTGAGTATAGCTCTAGATCCAGTTAATCCTAGATATTTGTATATAGTAGGACCATAATATAATATTACATTAACTCCTGTTATCTGCTGAAATATTAGCCATAAACCAACTAAGATTATAGCGGTTTTAATGGGTCTACTACTAAATATTTCTTTAAATGATAATTCCTTGGAAGGAGTAGCTATTTGTTCGTCCTCTGCTATATTAACTCCGAATTTTCTTAGAACGTTCTTTGCTTTTTCTTCCATTCCGTTAAGTAATAGCCATCTAGGACTTTCAGGCAAGAATGCTCTTAAAGCTACTAAGATTACTGCTGGAATTACTCCAAGGCCAAGCATAAGTCTCCAATTAGCTGAAAAAGAAAGTATGTATCCTGCCCAGAATGCTGCTGTTATCCCAGAAAATATCATTAATTGTTGAGTTATTGCTAGTCTTCCTCTCCATTTCTTAGGTGAAAATTCGGCAATATACGCTGTTGCTATTGCAGTATCTGCGCCTATAGCGAAACCTACCAAACTTCTCCATAGGATGAGAAGAAATGACGTTGTAGCTATTGCAGAAAGCAGAGCAAAAACTGCATACATTGCACCGTCAGCGACGAGTAAGGATTTTCTTCCGTATTTGTCCGTTATAGGTCCTGCTGCCAGTGCGCCTATTCCGGCTAACAGTGACGTTCCTGCTGTTAATATTGCAACTTCCCCTGAAGTTAGATGAAAAAGTGGAGTTACGTATACTAACGCACTTCCTATTATTCCAGTATCATATCCGAATAGGAATCCTCCTAGTGCTCCTATTATAGTTGCTAAAATATGCAATCCTCTAACTTTATCACTATCCAGTCTTTTTACTACCTCTTCATATGGAACTATCATGATCTATATCTAAAAATTATTGTATACTTTTACGTATATAAGGTTTAATGGTATACCTTGATTTTAAATATTAAATGTCAATTGATTAAATCTTTATAGTTAATATGCTGATTAAATGAATATTAGATATTATTTGTAAGAATTCCTTTATGATTTTGGGAACATGTAGTATTTTGTTGCGTATACATTGCAATAAAAATATTTAATATTCCTCAACTTCTTTATTCTCCGATAGACATGGAAATATCTCTTAAAGGTAAGACATGTTTAATTACAGGAGGTACACATGGAATAGGATTAACTACTGCAAAGTTATTTTCTGAATTAGGTGCAAAAGTAGTAGCTTTAGGAAGGAATATAGAGGAAAGCAAAAGTATCCATTTTGTTAAAGTAGATCTAACTTCAAGAGATCAGCTTCTATCCTTTATAGAATGGTATAAAAAGGAAATAGGAAAAGTCGATTGCCTAATAAACAACGCTTCGGTAAATTCTAGGTACTCAATATTGAACGTTACGTTAGAGGAATGGGATAAAATGATAGCTTTAGAACTTACAGCACCCATGTTACTTTCGAAAATGGCATCTGAAATCATGATAAAAAATGGCGTTAAAGGTAAAATAATAAACGTTGCTGCAATACAAGCTCATTATCCATTACCTGAATCTTTACCTTATGTTACAGTTAAAGGAGGTCTTATATCGATGACAAGAAGCCTTGCAGTAGATTTAGGTAAATACGGAATTCAAGTGATTACTGTAGTACCTGGGCCGATATATACTAAAGGAGACGAAGTTCCAGAAAATTTAGATAAAAATGCAGCAACACTTCTTGGAAGAATGGGTAGACCACAAGAAGTTGCTAATTTGCTAGCGTTTTTAGTTTCAGATTATAATACATTTATAACTGGAAGCGAGAT
This genomic window contains:
- a CDS encoding SDR family NAD(P)-dependent oxidoreductase encodes the protein MEISLKGKTCLITGGTHGIGLTTAKLFSELGAKVVALGRNIEESKSIHFVKVDLTSRDQLLSFIEWYKKEIGKVDCLINNASVNSRYSILNVTLEEWDKMIALELTAPMLLSKMASEIMIKNGVKGKIINVAAIQAHYPLPESLPYVTVKGGLISMTRSLAVDLGKYGIQVITVVPGPIYTKGDEVPENLDKNAATLLGRMGRPQEVANLLAFLVSDYNTFITGSEIFIDGGRIISRKPDPEEISSGAV
- a CDS encoding sugar porter family MFS transporter; this encodes MIVPYEEVVKRLDSDKVRGLHILATIIGALGGFLFGYDTGIIGSALVYVTPLFHLTSGEVAILTAGTSLLAGIGALAAGPITDKYGRKSLLVADGAMYAVFALLSAIATTSFLLILWRSLVGFAIGADTAIATAYIAEFSPKKWRGRLAITQQLMIFSGITAAFWAGYILSFSANWRLMLGLGVIPAVILVALRAFLPESPRWLLLNGMEEKAKNVLRKFGVNIAEDEQIATPSKELSFKEIFSSRPIKTAIILVGLWLIFQQITGVNVILYYGPTIYKYLGLTGSRAILNTAISESLGAVEYGISFYLIDKWGRRRLGILGYGGLAGSLAIMLIGLRAFTSGIVFAGVALVFTAMTLFLLFFHVGVGGVGWVLQGETIPTEVRGRGAGILAALDWFGNFVIIFIFPYWKATFGVYSFFGLELILSIMALIIVYLFLPETKGVSLEDMSKVFEKGLTIQRQYVKENIKPEIRSKMDYENKN